The Sphingomonas sanxanigenens DSM 19645 = NX02 genome includes a region encoding these proteins:
- a CDS encoding Uma2 family endonuclease, giving the protein MIARNGGNRYFPARMNKPLAPMTPESAAKARFSKEEFLAMASLGAFDDMSIELVDGELERMNPPMSEHGRLQGELTYLLRHALAGTSMVVLGETGIDLGGQTVRSCDAAVLSAPLDENRLLRPDDVALLIEIGLTTVERDMGAKRIDYARAGVRHYWVVDGERRVVHLFAEPLNGDYADVRSIKFGAPLTVPGSDRVLILG; this is encoded by the coding sequence ATGATTGCCCGGAACGGCGGCAATCGCTATTTTCCTGCCCGGATGAACAAGCCGCTCGCCCCCATGACTCCGGAGTCGGCCGCGAAGGCGCGCTTCAGCAAGGAAGAGTTCCTTGCGATGGCGTCCCTAGGCGCGTTCGACGACATGAGCATCGAGCTTGTCGACGGAGAGTTGGAGCGGATGAACCCGCCGATGAGCGAGCATGGCCGGTTGCAGGGCGAATTGACCTATCTTCTGCGCCACGCGCTTGCGGGCACCAGCATGGTCGTGCTGGGTGAGACCGGTATCGATCTTGGCGGGCAGACCGTGCGGAGCTGCGACGCCGCAGTCCTGTCCGCTCCGCTCGATGAGAATCGGCTGCTACGTCCGGACGATGTGGCGCTGCTCATCGAGATCGGATTGACGACGGTCGAGCGCGACATGGGCGCGAAGCGGATCGATTATGCCCGTGCCGGCGTGCGGCATTATTGGGTCGTCGATGGCGAGCGGCGCGTTGTGCACCTGTTCGCCGAGCCGCTGAACGGCGATTATGCCGATGTTCGCTCGATCAAGTTCGGCGCGCCGTTGACGGTACCGGGTAGTGATCGCGTACTGATCCTGGGATAG
- a CDS encoding anti-sigma factor translates to MADAPAGEDPDMLAAELALGVLDGPERAAALRRLLAEPAFGRDVDEWRERLAPLIDTVPEQAPPATLWPRIEKRIDGGGEARALKASVTRWRSFTAAASLVAASAIGWIAINPARAPDGVRPPVAVEGAADEAADPRLAQREPSAVAPARGKAARGPMMIAQLAPPELQPMAMAMAAVMPDGALKIAPGPMAGEGKSAELWVIPAGGQPVSLGLVRPGEMNTLTIRAEIRPMINGEATLAISIEPAGGSPTGQPTGPVVAAGRVTRI, encoded by the coding sequence GTGGCTGACGCGCCGGCTGGCGAGGATCCCGACATGCTGGCGGCCGAACTCGCGCTGGGCGTGCTCGACGGGCCGGAACGCGCGGCGGCGTTGCGCCGGCTGCTCGCCGAACCCGCCTTCGGGCGCGATGTCGACGAATGGCGCGAAAGGCTGGCGCCGCTGATCGATACGGTGCCCGAACAGGCGCCGCCGGCGACGCTGTGGCCGCGCATCGAAAAGCGGATCGACGGTGGCGGAGAGGCGCGCGCGCTGAAGGCCAGCGTGACTCGCTGGCGCAGCTTTACCGCGGCGGCCTCGCTGGTGGCGGCAAGCGCGATCGGCTGGATCGCGATCAACCCGGCGCGCGCGCCCGATGGCGTGCGTCCGCCCGTCGCGGTCGAGGGTGCGGCCGATGAGGCGGCCGATCCCCGACTCGCGCAGCGCGAGCCATCGGCGGTGGCCCCGGCGCGCGGAAAGGCGGCCCGCGGCCCGATGATGATCGCCCAGCTCGCCCCGCCGGAACTTCAGCCGATGGCGATGGCGATGGCGGCGGTGATGCCCGATGGCGCGCTCAAGATTGCGCCAGGGCCGATGGCCGGCGAGGGCAAGAGCGCCGAATTGTGGGTGATCCCCGCCGGCGGCCAGCCGGTGTCGCTCGGCCTCGTGCGCCCGGGCGAGATGAACACCCTCACGATCCGTGCCGAGATTCGGCCGATGATCAACGGCGAGGCGACGCTGGCGATCTCGATCGAACCGGCGGGCGGCTCGCCGACCGGCCAGCCGACGGGGCCGGTGGTGGCGGCCGGCCGCGTCACCCGCATCTGA
- a CDS encoding DUF695 domain-containing protein: MANIYNDDNWSLVTASNGAHNIVIRCRSRLPAEPDREIFKFVVQISWPYGPTDTGHPDDATRSEIEAFEDIFLEPLASKLCAVEVASITGNDQRDWLFHTYDPREFSLEFNAILRDRPKYPISMECYEDEDWATLSRLLPSQGRTGR, from the coding sequence GTGGCGAACATCTACAATGATGATAATTGGAGCCTCGTGACGGCGTCCAATGGCGCGCACAATATCGTCATTCGCTGCCGCAGTCGTTTGCCAGCCGAACCCGATCGTGAAATATTCAAGTTCGTCGTCCAGATAAGCTGGCCTTATGGCCCCACCGACACCGGCCATCCGGATGATGCGACCCGCAGCGAAATCGAAGCATTCGAGGACATTTTCCTTGAACCGCTCGCGTCGAAGCTATGCGCTGTCGAGGTCGCAAGCATTACGGGCAACGACCAGCGGGACTGGCTTTTCCATACGTATGACCCGCGGGAGTTTTCCTTAGAGTTCAACGCGATCCTGCGAGACAGGCCCAAATATCCAATTTCAATGGAATGTTATGAAGACGAGGACTGGGCCACACTGAGTCGCCTCCTGCCAAGCCAAGGCAGAACGGGACGGTAA
- a CDS encoding class I SAM-dependent methyltransferase: protein MATTVGTHAERMDGVYRVQRHFYDLTRKFYLLGRDACIAGMVPPPGGAILEVGCGTGRNLVLAARRHPGTQLFGVDISSAMLETADRSVARAGLGGRVTLAQGDATAFDAQALFGRAAFDRIFMSYTLSMIPDWQGALDQAARVLAPGGAIHIVDFGQQERLPGWWKRFLFGWVAMYQVTPRAALKDALTRLAEAHGMMMEFKPLLRGYAWSAVLRKPVAGA, encoded by the coding sequence ATGGCAACCACCGTCGGCACCCATGCCGAGCGGATGGACGGGGTCTACCGCGTCCAGCGCCACTTCTATGATCTGACGCGCAAATTCTACCTGCTGGGGCGCGATGCCTGCATCGCCGGCATGGTACCGCCGCCGGGCGGAGCGATCCTCGAGGTCGGCTGCGGTACCGGGCGCAACCTCGTCCTCGCCGCGCGCAGGCATCCCGGCACGCAATTGTTCGGCGTCGATATCTCGTCGGCGATGCTGGAGACGGCGGACAGGTCGGTGGCGCGCGCCGGGCTCGGCGGGCGCGTGACGTTGGCGCAGGGCGATGCCACCGCGTTCGACGCGCAGGCGCTGTTCGGCCGTGCGGCGTTCGACCGCATCTTCATGTCCTACACCTTGTCGATGATCCCCGACTGGCAGGGCGCGCTCGACCAGGCCGCGCGCGTGCTCGCGCCCGGCGGCGCGATCCATATCGTCGACTTCGGCCAGCAGGAGCGGTTGCCCGGCTGGTGGAAGCGCTTCCTGTTCGGATGGGTCGCGATGTATCAGGTCACCCCGCGCGCCGCCCTGAAGGACGCGCTGACGCGCCTCGCCGAGGCGCACGGGATGATGATGGAATTCAAGCCGCTGCTGCGTGGCTATGCGTGGAGCGCTGTCCTCCGCAAGCCGGTCGCCGGCGCCTGA
- the rpiB gene encoding ribose 5-phosphate isomerase B, which translates to MRIAFASDHAAVELKAILVAWAREQGHDVADLGPADTTSVDYPDYGYTLAAHVAAGKADRGVAICGSGIGISIAVNRNPGCRCALVSDGLAARLSREHNDANVIALGARLIGVDTAKDCLAAFLTAGFGGGRHARRVEKLGEPDLATDIDKEPA; encoded by the coding sequence ATGCGCATCGCTTTCGCTTCAGATCATGCCGCGGTCGAGCTCAAGGCCATTCTCGTCGCCTGGGCGCGCGAGCAGGGCCATGACGTGGCCGATCTCGGCCCCGCCGACACGACCTCGGTCGACTATCCCGATTATGGCTACACGCTGGCCGCGCACGTCGCCGCCGGCAAGGCCGATCGTGGCGTGGCGATCTGCGGCTCGGGCATCGGCATCTCGATCGCGGTCAACCGCAACCCCGGCTGCCGCTGCGCGCTGGTTTCGGACGGCCTCGCGGCGCGCCTCTCACGCGAGCATAATGACGCCAACGTCATCGCGCTGGGCGCGCGGCTGATCGGCGTGGACACCGCGAAGGACTGCCTCGCCGCCTTCCTCACCGCCGGGTTCGGCGGCGGGCGTCACGCGCGCCGCGTCGAGAAGCTCGGCGAACCCGATCTTGCCACCGACATCGACAAGGAGCCTGCATGA
- a CDS encoding sigma-70 family RNA polymerase sigma factor, whose amino-acid sequence MTALSSTSARDEARALLVAALSRVAAGDRLALREVYDRTSAKLFGIVLRICQEREAAEDVLQEVYVTVWNRAAGYDPERASPVTWLATIARNRAIDWRRARRPDHNVGVEEAETIADEAVLAPERIEAEQEARRLHGCLDEIEGRQASAIRAAFIGGATYAELAERDGVPLGTMKSWIRRGLLKLRECLDRG is encoded by the coding sequence GTGACGGCACTTTCCTCAACATCCGCGCGGGATGAAGCGCGCGCCTTGCTGGTCGCCGCGCTCTCGCGAGTCGCGGCCGGAGACAGGCTGGCGCTGCGCGAGGTTTATGATCGCACCTCCGCGAAGCTTTTCGGCATCGTGCTGCGTATCTGCCAGGAACGCGAGGCTGCGGAGGATGTGTTGCAGGAAGTCTATGTGACGGTGTGGAACCGGGCGGCGGGATATGATCCCGAGCGCGCGAGCCCCGTCACCTGGCTTGCAACCATTGCCCGCAACCGCGCGATCGACTGGCGCCGCGCACGCCGACCGGACCACAATGTGGGTGTCGAGGAAGCCGAGACGATCGCCGACGAGGCCGTGCTCGCGCCCGAGCGGATCGAGGCGGAGCAGGAGGCGCGCCGGCTCCACGGCTGCCTCGACGAGATCGAGGGACGGCAGGCGAGCGCGATCCGCGCCGCCTTCATCGGCGGCGCCACCTATGCCGAACTCGCCGAGCGCGACGGCGTGCCGCTGGGCACGATGAAGAGCTGGATCCGCCGCGGCCTCCTCAAGCTGAGGGAGTGCCTCGACCGTGGCTGA
- the murI gene encoding glutamate racemase encodes MDARRPLLFFDSGVGGLSVLAPTRALLPHAPIVYAADSAGYPYGTRSEAEIAARVPALLGRLVERFHPRLVVIACNTASTIALAHVRAALDLPIVGTVPAIKPAALASKTRAIGVLGTDATVRQRYVDNLTTEWAADCLVLRHGSAALVDLAEARLRGESPPQADFAAALDGLLTQPGGDRIDTVVLACTHFPLVADALAAASPRPLDFVHGGEGIARRVAFLTDGQPWPTGPAPGIAVFTRLGDAERRLAPALARFGLETLAEL; translated from the coding sequence ATGGATGCCCGCCGCCCCCTGCTGTTCTTCGACTCGGGCGTCGGCGGTCTTTCGGTGCTCGCGCCGACGCGCGCGCTGCTGCCGCATGCGCCGATCGTCTATGCCGCCGATTCGGCCGGCTATCCCTATGGCACGCGCAGCGAAGCCGAGATCGCCGCACGCGTGCCGGCCCTGCTGGGCCGCCTCGTCGAACGCTTTCACCCGCGGCTGGTGGTGATCGCGTGCAATACCGCCTCCACGATCGCACTGGCGCATGTTCGCGCCGCGCTGGACCTGCCGATCGTCGGCACCGTGCCCGCGATCAAGCCCGCCGCACTCGCCTCGAAAACGCGCGCGATCGGCGTGCTCGGCACCGATGCCACGGTCCGCCAGCGCTATGTCGACAATCTGACCACCGAATGGGCTGCGGACTGCCTCGTGCTGCGCCACGGCTCGGCGGCGCTGGTCGATCTCGCCGAGGCGCGGCTGCGCGGCGAATCACCGCCACAGGCCGATTTCGCCGCGGCGCTGGATGGCCTGCTGACACAGCCCGGCGGCGATCGCATCGACACCGTGGTGCTGGCCTGCACCCATTTTCCGCTCGTCGCCGACGCACTCGCGGCAGCCAGCCCGCGCCCGCTGGACTTCGTCCATGGCGGTGAGGGCATCGCCCGGCGTGTCGCCTTCCTGACGGACGGGCAGCCCTGGCCGACCGGGCCGGCCCCTGGTATCGCGGTGTTCACGCGACTGGGCGATGCCGAACGCCGGCTCGCCCCCGCGCTCGCCCGTTTCGGGCTGGAGACGCTGGCCGAGCTGTGA
- the hemA gene encoding 5-aminolevulinate synthase: protein MDYQRIFTQAIDRLHAEGRYRVFIDILRNKGAFPNARCFAGHNGPKPITVWCSNDYLAMGQHPKVIAAMEEALHDVGAGSGGTRNIGGNTHYHVDLEGELADLHGKEGALLFTSGYVSNDATLSTLARLLPGCIVYSDELNHASMIAGIRNAGCEKRVFRHNDLAHLEELLAADDPAAPKLIAFESVYSMEGDVAPIHGICDLADKYNALTYLDEVHAVGMYGPRGGGISDRDEAASRLTIIEGTLAKAIGVMGGYIAADQVIIDVIRSYAPGFIFTTSLSPVLVAGALASIRHLKASSEERDGQQASAAMLKAKFRNAGLPVMDSTTHIVPLMVGDPVKAKRISDILLAEYGVYVQPINYPTVPRGSERLRFTPGPAHTEAMMDELAGALVEIWDRLEMRKAA from the coding sequence TTGGATTACCAGCGCATCTTCACCCAGGCGATCGATCGGCTCCACGCCGAGGGCCGTTATCGGGTTTTCATCGACATCCTGCGCAACAAGGGCGCGTTCCCCAACGCGCGCTGCTTCGCAGGGCATAATGGCCCGAAGCCGATCACCGTCTGGTGCTCGAACGACTATCTCGCGATGGGCCAGCACCCCAAGGTGATCGCGGCGATGGAAGAGGCGCTGCACGATGTCGGCGCCGGCTCAGGCGGCACCCGCAACATCGGCGGAAACACCCATTACCACGTCGATCTCGAGGGCGAGCTGGCCGATCTGCACGGCAAGGAAGGCGCGCTGCTGTTCACCAGCGGCTATGTCTCTAACGACGCGACGCTCTCCACGCTCGCCAGGCTGCTGCCCGGCTGCATCGTCTATTCGGACGAGCTGAACCACGCCTCGATGATCGCCGGCATCCGCAACGCGGGCTGCGAGAAGCGCGTGTTCCGCCACAACGATCTCGCGCATCTCGAAGAACTGCTGGCGGCAGACGATCCCGCGGCGCCCAAGCTGATCGCGTTCGAGAGCGTCTATTCGATGGAAGGCGATGTCGCGCCGATCCACGGTATCTGCGACCTTGCCGACAAATATAATGCGCTGACCTATCTCGACGAGGTCCATGCGGTCGGCATGTACGGCCCGCGCGGCGGCGGCATCTCCGACCGCGACGAGGCGGCGAGCCGGCTGACGATCATCGAAGGCACGCTCGCCAAGGCGATCGGCGTGATGGGCGGCTATATCGCCGCCGACCAGGTGATCATCGACGTGATCCGCAGCTATGCGCCGGGTTTCATCTTTACCACCAGCCTGTCGCCCGTGCTCGTCGCCGGCGCGCTCGCCAGCATCCGCCACCTGAAAGCGTCGAGCGAGGAGCGCGACGGCCAGCAGGCTTCGGCGGCGATGCTGAAGGCGAAGTTCCGCAACGCGGGGCTGCCGGTGATGGATTCGACCACGCACATCGTGCCGCTGATGGTCGGCGACCCGGTGAAGGCCAAGCGGATCAGCGATATCCTGCTCGCCGAATATGGCGTCTATGTGCAGCCGATCAATTATCCCACCGTGCCGCGCGGCAGCGAACGCCTGCGCTTCACCCCCGGCCCCGCGCACACCGAAGCGATGATGGACGAACTGGCGGGCGCGCTGGTGGAGATCTGGGACCGGCTGGAGATGCGCAAGGCGGCGTGA
- a CDS encoding TrmH family RNA methyltransferase: MMFWAYILRCADRSYYTGHTDNLEQRIRQHQTGSIPGYTQDRRPVELVWSQEFPTRIEALDAEMRIKPWSRAKKEALIAGDWDDLARNAIPPGERKVRASASLGPAPRLRSGRTEVEEPAEETKFMTTPPPVIILVRPQLGENIGKAARAMLNFGLTELRLVSPRDGWPNPQAGPAASGADIVLEKAAVFGSVAEATADCTHVYATTVRKRGVTKPVVTPEEAARAIHAEPGRSALLFGPERSGLETEDVAVARTILTVPINPEFGSLNLAQAVILVAYEWSKGQALAQPTAVDIDPPAPQNELDGMIGQLESMLDEAGFFFPPDRTPTTKRTLRTMLTKPGWSSQEVRTFRGVLSQLARPRQR, from the coding sequence GTGATGTTCTGGGCCTATATATTGAGATGCGCGGACCGGTCCTATTACACCGGCCACACCGACAATCTCGAACAGCGCATCCGCCAGCACCAGACTGGCTCCATCCCCGGCTATACGCAGGATCGCCGTCCGGTCGAACTGGTCTGGAGCCAGGAATTCCCGACCCGCATCGAGGCGCTGGACGCGGAGATGCGGATCAAGCCCTGGTCACGTGCCAAGAAAGAAGCCTTGATCGCCGGAGACTGGGATGATCTGGCGCGCAACGCCATACCGCCCGGCGAACGGAAAGTCCGGGCCTCGGCTTCGCTCGGCCCTGCCCCTCGACTTCGCTCGGGGCGAACGGAGGTTGAGGAGCCTGCAGAAGAGACGAAATTTATGACCACCCCACCCCCCGTCATCATCCTCGTCCGCCCGCAGCTCGGCGAGAATATCGGCAAGGCCGCGCGGGCCATGCTGAATTTCGGTCTCACCGAGCTGCGCCTGGTCAGCCCGCGGGACGGCTGGCCCAATCCGCAGGCCGGCCCCGCCGCCTCGGGTGCGGATATCGTGCTGGAGAAGGCTGCCGTGTTCGGCAGCGTCGCCGAGGCGACAGCGGATTGCACGCACGTCTATGCGACCACGGTGCGCAAGCGCGGCGTGACCAAGCCGGTGGTGACGCCCGAGGAAGCAGCGCGTGCGATCCACGCCGAGCCCGGCCGCTCGGCGCTGCTGTTCGGCCCCGAGCGATCAGGGCTGGAGACCGAAGATGTCGCCGTCGCCCGCACCATCCTGACGGTGCCGATCAATCCCGAATTCGGCAGCCTCAACCTCGCCCAGGCGGTGATCCTGGTCGCCTATGAATGGTCGAAAGGCCAGGCGCTGGCGCAGCCGACCGCGGTCGATATCGATCCGCCGGCGCCGCAGAACGAGCTGGACGGCATGATCGGCCAGCTCGAGTCGATGCTCGACGAGGCCGGCTTCTTCTTCCCGCCTGACCGTACGCCGACAACCAAGCGCACATTGCGCACCATGCTGACCAAGCCGGGCTGGTCGAGCCAGGAAGTGCGGACGTTCCGGGGGGTGCTGTCGCAACTGGCGCGGCCAAGGCAGCGCTGA
- a CDS encoding DUF3419 family protein, which translates to MATDAVKKAVLRDGESGRQRLLDRAFAFAFKGLVYAQIWEDPVVDLEALQLRSDSRLVTIASGGCNVLSYLTAGPERIVAVDLNTAHVALNKLKLVAARKLPDHATFHRFFGQADSKANIATYRSHVAPHLDEVSRRYWEGRDLTGRRRIGGFAKGIYRRGLLGGFIGAAHLIAKVYGVDPKRMLAATSLEEQRRIFDEDFAPVFDKRFVRWLTGQPASLFGLGIPPAQYIALAGDEPDGMAAVLRQRLEKLSCDFDIRNNYFAWQAFGRGYGKGPEAPLPPYLQPDNYRAVVDRVDRVEVRHQNFIDFLESQPDGSLDRYVLLDAQDWMTDAVLTRLWREITRTARPGSRVLFRTAAEPTLLPGRVPDEILGRWHYAEDESKGFTAADRSSIYGGVHLYTLKD; encoded by the coding sequence ATGGCGACGGATGCGGTGAAGAAGGCTGTGCTGCGCGATGGCGAGAGCGGGCGGCAAAGGCTGCTCGATCGGGCTTTCGCCTTCGCGTTCAAGGGGCTGGTCTATGCCCAGATCTGGGAAGACCCGGTCGTCGACCTCGAAGCTTTGCAGCTTCGCTCCGACTCGCGGCTGGTGACGATCGCCAGCGGCGGCTGCAACGTGCTGTCCTATCTGACTGCCGGTCCGGAGCGGATCGTCGCGGTGGACCTCAACACGGCGCACGTCGCGCTCAACAAGCTCAAGCTGGTCGCGGCGCGCAAGCTGCCCGATCATGCGACCTTCCACCGATTCTTCGGCCAGGCCGACAGCAAGGCGAACATCGCCACCTACCGCAGCCATGTCGCGCCGCACCTCGACGAGGTGTCGCGACGCTATTGGGAAGGGCGCGATCTCACCGGCCGGCGCCGCATCGGCGGCTTCGCCAAGGGCATCTATCGCCGCGGCCTGCTCGGCGGGTTCATCGGCGCGGCGCACCTCATCGCCAAGGTCTATGGTGTCGATCCGAAGCGCATGCTGGCGGCGACCAGCCTCGAGGAGCAACGCCGGATCTTCGACGAGGATTTTGCGCCGGTGTTCGACAAGCGCTTCGTGCGCTGGCTGACCGGCCAGCCGGCGAGCCTGTTCGGCCTCGGCATTCCGCCTGCGCAATATATTGCACTGGCTGGCGACGAACCCGACGGCATGGCCGCTGTGCTGCGCCAGCGGCTCGAAAAACTCTCCTGCGACTTCGACATCCGCAACAATTATTTCGCCTGGCAGGCGTTCGGCCGCGGCTATGGCAAGGGGCCGGAAGCGCCGCTGCCGCCCTACCTCCAGCCCGACAATTATCGCGCGGTGGTCGACCGGGTCGATCGCGTCGAGGTGCGCCATCAGAATTTCATCGATTTCCTCGAAAGCCAGCCGGACGGCAGCCTCGATCGCTATGTTCTGCTCGACGCGCAGGACTGGATGACCGACGCGGTGCTGACGCGGCTGTGGCGCGAGATCACCCGCACCGCGCGGCCCGGGTCGCGCGTGTTGTTCCGCACCGCCGCCGAGCCCACCCTGCTGCCGGGCCGCGTGCCGGACGAGATTCTTGGCCGCTGGCATTATGCCGAGGATGAATCGAAGGGCTTCACGGCGGCGGACCGGTCGTCCATCTATGGCGGCGTGCATCTCTACACGCTGAAGGACTGA
- the plsY gene encoding glycerol-3-phosphate 1-O-acyltransferase PlsY, translating to MLSQPWFGAALALITGYLLGSIPFGVLLTQFSGAGDLRKIGSGNIGATNVLRTGRKGLAAATLILDAAKGAAAVLLAAWLLPGTEHLAAIGAFFGHLYPVWLTFRGGKGVATLLGLALALSWQVGLVYAVVWLGALALSRISSVGGMSAAIAAPIAAAALGMFGIAALLLLFALMVLWKHRENIGRLLEGTEPRVGSAKRG from the coding sequence TTGTTGTCTCAACCTTGGTTCGGCGCGGCGCTCGCGCTGATCACTGGCTATCTGCTGGGTTCGATCCCGTTCGGTGTGCTGCTGACGCAGTTCAGCGGCGCAGGCGATCTGCGCAAGATCGGCTCGGGCAATATCGGCGCCACCAACGTGCTGCGCACCGGGCGCAAGGGGTTGGCCGCGGCGACCTTGATCCTCGATGCCGCGAAGGGCGCGGCGGCGGTGCTGCTGGCCGCGTGGCTGCTGCCGGGTACCGAGCATCTCGCCGCGATCGGCGCCTTTTTCGGCCATCTCTATCCGGTGTGGCTCACGTTCCGCGGCGGCAAGGGGGTCGCCACCTTGCTCGGCCTCGCGCTGGCGCTGAGCTGGCAGGTGGGGCTGGTCTACGCGGTGGTCTGGCTGGGGGCGCTGGCGCTCTCGCGGATCTCGTCGGTGGGCGGCATGTCCGCGGCGATCGCGGCGCCGATCGCGGCGGCGGCGCTCGGCATGTTCGGCATCGCCGCGCTGCTGCTGCTGTTCGCGCTGATGGTGCTGTGGAAGCATCGCGAGAATATCGGCCGGCTGCTCGAGGGTACCGAGCCCAGGGTCGGCAGCGCCAAGCGTGGCTGA
- the glyA gene encoding serine hydroxymethyltransferase, with the protein MSTNPATLSDVQPDGFFTRTLADADPAVFAGVRHELGREQGQIELIASENIVSRAVLEAQGSVFTNKYAEGYPGKRYYQGCAPSDEVEQLAIDRAKALFGCGFVNVQPHSGAQANGAVMLALAKPGDTIMGLSLDAGGHLTHGARAALSGKWFNAVQYGVRREDHLIDFDQVEALAKEHKPRVIIAGGSAYPRHIDFARFRAIADEVGAIFMVDMAHFAGLVAGGVHPTPFGHAHVVTTTTHKTLRGPRGGMILTDDEAVAKKINSAVFPGLQGGPLMHVIAAKAVAFGEALRPEFKTYAAAVVENAKVLAATLKERGADVVSGGTDTHLALIDLTPLGITGRDADEALERSAITCNKNGVPFDPLPPVKTSGIRVGSPAGTTRGFGPAEFREIGNMVADVLDGLARNGEAGDGQIEANVRERVAALCARFPIYPGY; encoded by the coding sequence ATGAGCACGAACCCCGCCACCCTGTCGGACGTTCAGCCCGACGGCTTCTTCACCCGCACCCTCGCCGACGCCGATCCCGCGGTGTTCGCCGGCGTGCGCCATGAGCTGGGCCGCGAACAGGGCCAGATCGAGCTGATCGCCAGCGAGAACATCGTCAGCCGCGCCGTTCTGGAAGCACAAGGCAGCGTATTCACCAACAAATATGCCGAGGGCTATCCCGGCAAGCGCTATTATCAGGGCTGCGCGCCATCCGACGAGGTCGAGCAACTCGCGATCGACCGCGCGAAGGCGTTGTTCGGCTGCGGCTTCGTCAATGTGCAGCCGCATTCGGGCGCGCAGGCGAACGGCGCGGTGATGCTGGCACTGGCCAAGCCCGGCGACACGATCATGGGCCTCAGCCTCGACGCCGGCGGCCACCTGACGCACGGCGCGCGCGCCGCGCTTTCGGGCAAGTGGTTCAACGCCGTGCAATATGGCGTGCGCCGCGAGGATCATCTGATCGACTTCGACCAGGTCGAGGCGCTGGCGAAGGAACACAAGCCCCGCGTCATCATCGCCGGCGGCTCCGCCTATCCGCGCCACATCGATTTCGCCCGCTTCCGCGCGATCGCCGACGAAGTGGGCGCGATCTTCATGGTGGACATGGCCCATTTCGCCGGCCTGGTCGCGGGCGGCGTCCACCCCACCCCGTTCGGCCACGCCCATGTCGTGACCACGACGACGCACAAGACGCTGCGCGGCCCGCGCGGCGGCATGATCCTGACCGATGACGAGGCCGTAGCGAAGAAGATCAACTCGGCGGTGTTCCCGGGTCTGCAGGGCGGACCGCTGATGCATGTGATCGCCGCAAAGGCGGTCGCGTTCGGCGAGGCGCTGCGCCCCGAGTTCAAGACCTATGCCGCCGCGGTGGTCGAGAATGCCAAGGTGCTTGCAGCAACGCTCAAGGAACGCGGCGCGGACGTGGTTTCGGGCGGCACCGACACGCACCTTGCGCTCATCGACCTGACCCCGCTGGGCATCACCGGCCGCGATGCGGACGAGGCGCTGGAGCGCTCGGCGATCACCTGCAACAAGAATGGCGTGCCTTTCGATCCGCTTCCCCCGGTGAAGACCAGCGGCATCCGGGTCGGCTCCCCCGCGGGGACGACGCGCGGCTTCGGCCCCGCCGAGTTCCGCGAGATCGGCAACATGGTGGCGGACGTGCTGGACGGTCTCGCCAGGAATGGCGAGGCCGGCGACGGCCAGATCGAGGCCAATGTCCGTGAGCGGGTGGCCGCCTTGTGCGCGCGCTTCCCGATCTATCCGGGTTATTGA
- the nrdR gene encoding transcriptional regulator NrdR: MRCPFCGHEDSQVKDSRPTEDGAAIRRRRQCEGCAARFTTFERIQLRELTVLKAEGRREPFEREKLDRSVRIACRKRSIEPARIEKLVSGIQRQLETAGDGEVPSKRIGEMVMDGLKGLDTVAYIRFASVYKDFTEARDFEEIAGAMSEAAKG, encoded by the coding sequence TTGCGCTGCCCCTTCTGCGGCCATGAGGACAGCCAGGTAAAGGATAGCCGCCCGACCGAGGATGGCGCCGCGATCCGGCGGCGCCGCCAGTGCGAAGGCTGCGCCGCGCGCTTCACGACGTTCGAGCGCATCCAGTTGCGCGAACTGACCGTGCTCAAGGCCGAGGGCCGCCGCGAACCGTTCGAGCGCGAGAAGCTCGACCGGTCGGTGCGGATCGCCTGCCGCAAGCGCTCGATCGAGCCGGCACGGATCGAGAAGCTGGTCTCGGGCATCCAGCGCCAGCTCGAAACCGCGGGCGACGGCGAAGTGCCCTCCAAGCGGATCGGCGAGATGGTGATGGACGGGCTGAAGGGGCTGGATACGGTGGCCTATATCCGCTTCGCCAGCGTCTATAAGGACTTCACCGAGGCGCGCGACTTCGAGGAAATTGCCGGCGCGATGAGCGAGGCGGCGAAGGGGTAG